The Achromobacter pestifer genome includes a region encoding these proteins:
- a CDS encoding GlxA family transcriptional regulator has translation MLCRMKNVAFLLPLGANIASLETARHGFLVANEYLAAHGREPRFTVRTLALTREVRLDQGRITVQADMVLADAHDIDICIAPPLLGSVSDAVLSNRELIEWLSRHHREGGEVASLCMGAALLAAGGVLDGQQAVVHWVAQNLYASLFPNVQWVSDRVVMADNGIYTSGGAFSAAHLVLHLIEKYTDRDTAIWCAKYFQLDWSRQSQLPFAVFVGQKAHADEVVRAVQNYIEGRYTEKITVEELAGRHAMGRRTLERRFRQATGNSIVEYVQRVRVEAAKKRLETSRKSVAEVMYEVGYNDTKAFRDIFSKYCGMSPVGYRERYHFQ, from the coding sequence ATGCTTTGCAGGATGAAAAACGTCGCCTTCCTACTGCCCCTGGGGGCGAACATCGCCTCGCTGGAAACCGCCAGGCACGGCTTTCTGGTCGCCAACGAGTACCTGGCCGCGCACGGGCGCGAACCCAGGTTCACGGTGCGCACCCTGGCCCTGACCCGCGAAGTCCGCCTGGACCAGGGCCGCATCACGGTGCAGGCCGACATGGTGCTGGCCGATGCCCACGACATCGACATCTGCATCGCGCCGCCGCTGTTGGGTTCGGTGTCCGACGCGGTGCTGTCCAACCGCGAACTGATCGAATGGCTGTCGCGCCATCATCGCGAGGGCGGCGAAGTCGCCAGCCTGTGCATGGGCGCGGCGTTGCTGGCGGCGGGCGGGGTCCTGGACGGTCAGCAGGCGGTGGTCCATTGGGTGGCGCAGAACCTCTACGCCAGCCTGTTTCCCAACGTGCAATGGGTCAGCGACCGCGTGGTCATGGCGGACAACGGCATCTACACGAGCGGCGGCGCGTTCTCCGCCGCGCACCTGGTGCTGCACCTGATCGAAAAATACACCGACCGCGACACTGCCATCTGGTGCGCCAAGTATTTCCAGCTCGACTGGAGCCGCCAGAGCCAGTTGCCGTTCGCGGTGTTCGTGGGACAGAAAGCCCATGCCGACGAGGTCGTGCGCGCGGTGCAGAACTACATCGAAGGCCGCTACACGGAAAAAATCACCGTCGAGGAACTGGCCGGCCGCCATGCCATGGGACGCCGCACGCTGGAGCGGCGCTTTCGCCAGGCCACCGGCAACAGCATCGTCGAGTACGTGCAGCGGGTGCGCGTGGAAGCCGCCAAGAAGCGCCTGGAAACCTCGCGCAAGAGCGTGGCCGAAGTCATGTACGAAGTCGGCTACAACGACACCAAGGCCTTCCGCGACATCTTCAGCAAGTATTGCGGCATGTCGCCAGTGG